In the Candidatus Cloacimonadota bacterium genome, ACCGTTGCTTCAAAGGATACTACTTCCCCTTCAGCAGGATGAAGATTTGATACAGTAACATTGCTTGCTGTTAATTCAAGATCAACATTTGATGTCCATAATGGAACATATATAGGGGCAGTTGAGTCAGAACAAAGTCCCTCTGTATCCCAGACTCTTAATCCGACAAGACCTGAGTACACAACATCAAATAACACATCTGTGGTTACACCAGTTGCATCATCATATTGTCCATCACCATTTGTGTCCCATTCGTAGAGAGTAATTCCACGATCATCTGGATCATATGAGCCAGAACCATCTAATGTAATTACACCATTAACACGACTATAGTAAGGTCCACCAGGATCTGCAATAGGTGCATGGTTTACACTGTCATTAACTATTGTAAAATGTATATCTGTATCTGTTAAACCGTCACTACCAGTAACAAGTAAAGTGACTTTAAAAGTATCTTCCACAGGGTATTGCCATGTTACAAATTCACCAATAGCATCAGGATTATTCCAGTCTATACCATCATCGGCATCAAAGTCCCATTCCCATTGAGTAATAAATTCCTCAGGATTTTGATGATAGGAATTCTTACCTGAAAAAGCAATCGGAGTATTAGTTGGTTGAGGTAAACTGGAAGAGCTAATAACTGCTATGGGTTGTAATTGAACAACACCGCGAGTTAATACTAATACGGAAGCTGCAGTTGTACCTTGTTGGAAGGTAAAGAAAACCCCGCCACTCGGCCATGAACCATTTGTATTTTGTCCGTAAGTGACATTATCAAGAAGGTAATCAGAAACCTCTTCATACCAGTCCCTTGGTCCTGCACCAAAGGATGTGATATCATAAAATTCCATTGCCTTTTTTAAACCGTAAAGACCATAGTAATTACCGTTTAAAATTTCTCTCCAAGGATAAGGATCATGTGTGTCGTTCCAATGAAAATCTACAAAATTCAGAGCATTTTGAATTGATACATCTGTTTCAAGCGTTCCGATATAATAATGACTTCCAATACCAGCTCCAGTTTTAGCTATATTGAGGTAAGTAGCTGGAGCATTATATCCAAAACCGCCGTTGATATCTTGGCTATAATCCAACCAATATGCTAGTTCATCTTTTACCCACTGCGGGGTTTGTATTGGTGGCATATTTTGTTCTATTGCAATAAGAGCGAGCACAGGCCACTGGACAGCAGAATTATCGCTTGATCCATAATTGCTTGAATGAACATAGTACCTCCAACCGCCACGTTGATTCCCAGAAGTAGCATCAGTCTGTGACCAGGCAATACAGTTCATGGCATCTTCCATAACCTCGTAATATGTCATTCCAGCAAGAGAACCACTTGCAACCACACTATCCGGCTGATTACTTGCTGCAACTGCTAAACAAGCAATTCCACTTGAGTAATTATCATGACTTGAATTAAGAAAGTAAGTTCCTATCCCATCTCCATCAGTGTCCGGATCACCTGCAGGCTGTACTCCTATGTTAACTGTTCTACCATTAACATTTATCAGCCAATCTAAACCGAGTTGTACAGTTTCAGCATAAATATCTTCATCGTAATCATTATTGCCGTAATGGGCATTTTCTTCGAACGCCAATACAGCAAGTCCGGTTGTTCCTACGCCATATTCTCCAGTTGTGTACCACCAGCCACTAGAATTTTGATTCAAATAAAGCCAGCGTAATCCATCTTCGATAGCAGCATTGACTCGTTGTGCTTTGTTGACAATGGGCACAACATCGATTGTTGTTTGGTCAACATCTATTAAGCCATCGTCATCAGTCACTGTTAATGTGGCAGTTTTTATACCACCTGTTGTATACGTGTGTGTTACAGCAATATATCGAGCATCTGTCACTGTTCCAGTAAGAATATTTCCATCTCCCAGATTCCATTCATAGGTTCCAGCTGTGACATCACCCCAATGTACGTTACCCCAAATTGTAATTTCTCTACCAACCCAACTATAATAAGTAGGCATACAATTGACCATTGGACCAGCTTGTTTTGATTGCATTATTTCATTCCAATCGCCAAGATGATTCGATCCAGGGGGAGAAGTTGCTGTTGAATATTTTTCAAGTAACTCCTTGGCTTGTTCTATCAAATCATCTGCTACTACAGATGATATCATTAAGCCTAATGAAATAATTATTCCAATGAAAAATACTACTATATGTTTTTTCATTTTGTTCTCCTTTTAAATGTGTGATTATAATAAACATTTTCATAGAAATGAATAGTATCAAAAAAATACCTATTTAAGACATTAATCATACTTTTTTATTATCAAAAAATTTATTAGAAAAGGGACATGCAGCAATACAACTAGAGCATCCACCCCCGTTTTCAACCCAAAACATGTAGCATTTATCGACATCAACCACCCATCGTTTAACACCTGTACTGTTCGACACACTCTTTACTGCATATGAGGGCTCAGTATCCCGAGAGATCGCTGATACTTCACATGCGTTTATGCATAGTGTACAGTGCCTGCAAATTTCTTGTAAAGAAAAATCTATCGGTTTATCAGTTTTAAGTGGAATATCAGTGAGTACTTTGCAGATTCTTACAGTTGCACCGTACTCTGGAGTAACCAGCATGCCGTTCCGTCCGAGTTCTCCCAGACCCGCATCGATTGCAAGCGGAATGTTGAGCGCTGTATCGTTCCCGGATGAGATTGCTTTGTATCCAAGATGTCGAATGAACTGCGCAACTGATGATGCGACAAACGCCATCTGGGAATATGCAATGCCACCGGATGTTATGGCTGACCAGTCTGGAGAATGTGATATATCCTCATTCATGGGGATGATCATGACAATTGCATGAGTATATTCAGGAGAAACATCAACAGGTTGTCCATACATGCTTGTTTCATAAAGCCAGTTCCTGTTCAAGGCACAGATCCCGACAAGGGATGCGCCGAATTTCATTGCTGTATCTTTCACCTCCTGTGTAAACTGTTCAATATCCTCGATTTCATATTTTGGAAGCTGCGGTTCTGAGAGTTTTGTAATCTCATTATCCAATTTCTGCTCAGAAAAAGCTCCTGAAAAATGATTGAAAAGCGTCCATGAAGCACAGGCACGGGCTAATTCAAGGCGGGAATATCCTTCTTTTTCTTCTTTTATCACGCTATGCGAATGGAGATAATTACATTTATAGAAAAAGGATGCGGATTTATCATACATGACCCTGCCGAAAACATTCTTTCGTTCGTCGAAACGTTCTAATGTTTCAGGATCAATTTCATAGGTCGGTTTATCGACCTTTTTTACGATAATATCATCCACGACTTAGCCCTGTGCAATAAGTTCGAGAGCGATCAAGCAATATGATGTAACAAGAACTTTGTTGTTTTCCCACCATCTGCCATTTTCGTTTTGCCACCAGCCCTCTTCATTTTGAATTTTCATGAGCTGGTTTGCAAGTTCCTGTCTCCAGTTATGTTCAACCCCGTCATCACCGACGATGATGACTGCATCATAGGCAGTCAGGGCTTTTGCCATCATGAGATAGTAGTAGAAAAGTCCCTGTTTACCGAGAACCGGATTTGTTTCAACAATAAAATGATTACTGATCCAATCATATGCTGCCTGAACGCGGGGATCGTCTTTCTGGAGTTTTGCATAGATCATGCTTTTCAGTCCGGCATAGGTCATATTTCCATACGATGCGGTTCCACCTGCTTTGCTTTTGCCAGGCTCATACATGAATCCACCGTCATTCTGTGAATACGGTTCCGGATTATATTCCTCGAGGTTCTGGCAACGCTGCAAAAAGACGATCGCTTTATCAAAGAACACTTTCTTTTCTTCAATATTTGTGATCTCTTTCGTGTTCAGATCGACCTCATCAGTAGCGATCGGTTCGCGTTCCAGCATTGCTTCAAGCGCCCATTGAAGGTTTGAAAGGTCGGGACGCTCATCACCGCCGTATCCCACACCTCCATAGTACAGACTATCAACCGAATAACCTTCAGCTTCATCGATCTGCAAACCAAGGAGATATTTTTCTCCCCTATCGACAATATCTGCATATTGAGGATCATTTACCTCTTTGAAAGCCATAAGGCATATTGATGTATTGTAGTTCGGCATGTCATTTCCAAATATTGCACCATTGGGTTTGGCACAGCTTGCGAGAAATCCAAGCCCTTTTGCAACTGGTTCAAATTGATAGCTGATATTCGGATTGCTATTCAGGATTGCAATAACGGCAAGTCCCGTAATGGCAGGATAATGCTGCCAGCTGCCATCTTCTTCCTGCTGCTCCACAAGCCATTGCAGCCCGATCTTGATCGAATGTTCGACCTCATGGGTTAACGAGAGATCTACCTTTGCATGGCATACAGAGATCATCAGGAAACAGATTGCGATAATGATTACTATTTTTTTCATATACACACCTCAAATTAATCTATAGCGATAATTTTTATCATTGCTTGTGTCCCTTTTTCGGGAACAATATTGTTATTTGCTTCATAAAAGGTATCATCGGTGATCGTTGGCAAAGGACTGTGAAGGATTGCAAAAGGATCATGATAGGTACGAATAATGTTCTGCTCCAGATCAGCTATGAACTGTCCTTGTACGATCTTAGAACCGAGAAAAACCCAGTGTGTTTCCTGCATTTCCCTTTCCTTAGGAACATTCCATACGAGACGCTCAATACGCTCTTCATGAACCTCTCTCAATGAATCTGACCATATAACATACACATCGACAGAATCACCCTCAGGCACTGTTTCATAATTCGCTAATTCCATATTTTGACCGCATTCAAGTCCGAGTAATAGGAGTGCAATTTGTACATAGGATGGAATAGCATCTGTTTTTAAAATTGTCTCATGCAGTCTACCCTTTGGACCGACGAGAATTGTTTCGATCAATCCTTTGTTCATATTGAATTCAGCCGGAAATGTGATCTCTCTTCGCTCAGCATCGATCGTGATATTATCTATCTTATAAAGATCTTCATCAATTTGTTGAATGAGAGTATCTGGAGCTTGGGCACAAAGACTGGAAAACATACAAGTGAGAAATAGTACAATAAAAAATATGTTCAAAATTTTCATTTTTACTCCATGTTTACTTGGTTTCAATTAACGAAGTACCGCAATTTTCACGATCTCTTTCTCATCAGCCTCATTGAAAACGATCATGAAATAGACGCCGTTTGCTACGTACTTGCCAGCTTCGTTCTTACCATTCCATGAAACTTCTTCAAGAGATAGATTTTCTCGTTTTATTACCAGCTCTCCGTTGAGATCATAGATCAATAATTTTGTAATAGGCGAGTCTTTATCAGCAAAATTCAGATGAGCAATTCCTGGTTCTCCATTTAGTTCAGGATTATAGGGATTCGGTTCGAAATAGGAATCCGTGACAGGTGTTTTGCTTCTTATAAATGTTTCAACATATTTGGTTGTGGTAACAAGGTCATTACCGATCGTGCAGAAATTTACGAGTGTATCAGGTGTTTGTATGCCGGAAAGAACTCTCACTTCGACCCAAACATCCTCTTCGATGCCTCCTGCCAATAATGTTCCAACATCCCAGGTAATCGTATGTTCCTGCTGATCGTAGAAACCGTCATCGCTGATATTATGAACGGAGACATGCTGATCTGATGGTAGCCAGTCCGTTATGATAACATTTTCAAGTGGATAGTTGAGTTGATTTTGATATGAGATCGTATACCTCATTAATTTGTTTGGTGAAATCCATGTAAAAACGCCGTCATCTTTTTGAACACCATAAGGATTATATCCTATATCCCGGTTTGGCACACACATTCCTGCTGGATTGTTGATCTCTTCATCATTGATAATATGAATCTCTTCGAGTATTTCATTAAGAACTAGTATAGTATTGATTCCTGAGGTTGAACTCAAAGACACAAAGAGGTTTCCGGTCATATCATCTATCTCCAGTTTTACAACATATGCGTCTTGTGAAAGATAATAAGATCGAACAGCAGAGGTTACAAGATCATATTGCAGAATTTTTGAGCCATAATTATCTGTAGCACTATATAGATACTTTCCATGATCAACTGCAATAGAAGTAGATTTTTGGAAGATATCCACATACCCTTGATGTGAGAGATCATATGCAGAGAAGTAATGGACGCTACTTTGCGAACTATCAGCAACATATATCAGATCGTTTGAACTATCGTATTCTAAATCCTGTCCGTTGGTAATATTTTCAAGTTCTGTGTAATAGGGACTCGATCCTTGTAGTGTAAAATTCGTATCATCGTAAAACCATGAATACGTGAAGAGTTTTTTTGTATTTCGTTCAAGCGCATACAAGATTCCCAACTCATCATTATATTGAATTGCAGCAGGATTCGATATGTTATTAAGCTCTGCAAAACCATAGCTTTTAAATAATCCAGCATCGACACATTCAATAACATTACTACCTCTGAAGGACACAAAGAGTAACTTGTTATTTGATTCCATACACAGATCATAAGGACCTGAACCATGACTGGGAATACTCAAGGTTTCCTGTTTTTGGATCCCATTATACTGGAGATCATAGGAAATGAGGTCCGTCAAAAGAGGGTAAAGATCATACATATTTCCAATTGCGAACATTGACTTTGCAGTGAGCATGAATGGCATGAGACTTACAAAGAAAAAAATCAGTAAAAATTTTTTCATTAGATTCTCCTCATAAATTAATTCATTCTATCATATTTATCTTTAAACTGCTTGATACTCGTATAAATAGCTTTTGCAGCTTTATCCTGAAAATCGGTAGATTTTAACTTTTTTTCCTCATATTTATTGGAAAGGTACGCAATCTCTACCAGAATTGCCGGCATGAATGCACCTCTGAGAACATAGAAATTTGCTTGCCGTACGCCATTATCTTTTGTTGTGAGATTTTTAACAAGCTGGTTCTGGCACATTTCTGAAAACTCGCTGCTTTCGTTCAGGTACTCGGTCTGTCTCATATCATACAGGATAAAATCGAGGTCAGAATATCTGGCAATACTTTCTTTGTCCTCAAATTTGATAACTTCGTTTTCCATAGCTTCAACAGCGCGTGCTTCGTGCGTTTGAGCCGTTGAAAGGTAATAAACCTCAGAACCGTTAGCCTTTGTATTATATGCTGCGTTACAGTGAATACTTACAAAAATATCCGCCTGGTTTTCATTTGCAAAATCTGTCCTGTCTCCAAGTGATACGAACCTGTCATCTTCACGAGTAAGCAAAACTTTTACATCGAGATTTTGTTCTAGGAGGTTTTTTACTTTCTTCGCTATTTTCAGCACTATATCCTTTTCCTGCAATCCAATAATGCGACCAACCGCTCCAGGATCTTTTCCTCCATGTCCCGGATCGAGGACTATGGTTTTTATCAGATAATTTTCCATAGAGGT is a window encoding:
- a CDS encoding PKD domain-containing protein translates to MKKHIVVFFIGIIISLGLMISSVVADDLIEQAKELLEKYSTATSPPGSNHLGDWNEIMQSKQAGPMVNCMPTYYSWVGREITIWGNVHWGDVTAGTYEWNLGDGNILTGTVTDARYIAVTHTYTTGGIKTATLTVTDDDGLIDVDQTTIDVVPIVNKAQRVNAAIEDGLRWLYLNQNSSGWWYTTGEYGVGTTGLAVLAFEENAHYGNNDYDEDIYAETVQLGLDWLINVNGRTVNIGVQPAGDPDTDGDGIGTYFLNSSHDNYSSGIACLAVAASNQPDSVVASGSLAGMTYYEVMEDAMNCIAWSQTDATSGNQRGGWRYYVHSSNYGSSDNSAVQWPVLALIAIEQNMPPIQTPQWVKDELAYWLDYSQDINGGFGYNAPATYLNIAKTGAGIGSHYYIGTLETDVSIQNALNFVDFHWNDTHDPYPWREILNGNYYGLYGLKKAMEFYDITSFGAGPRDWYEEVSDYLLDNVTYGQNTNGSWPSGGVFFTFQQGTTAASVLVLTRGVVQLQPIAVISSSSLPQPTNTPIAFSGKNSYHQNPEEFITQWEWDFDADDGIDWNNPDAIGEFVTWQYPVEDTFKVTLLVTGSDGLTDTDIHFTIVNDSVNHAPIADPGGPYYSRVNGVITLDGSGSYDPDDRGITLYEWDTNGDGQYDDATGVTTDVLFDVVYSGLVGLRVWDTEGLCSDSTAPIYVPLWTSNVDLELTASNVTVSNLHPAEGEVVSFEATVECHTEAGATVGEFVVRFYDGNPTISVNPIGSYNLGPMGNGDEGTVYLNWTMPDTLSHDIYIIADADYDIEEYDEDNNKVIVKLGAPIPPIDDPYFCPNPYNPDNYSTYPGTIYPNFDNPTSPIIKLRILDVAGELVKESTVDGNISMFWDGKNEYGDYVANGVYFIIVENEAGEKQIIKVAILR
- a CDS encoding reductive dehalogenase produces the protein MDDIIVKKVDKPTYEIDPETLERFDERKNVFGRVMYDKSASFFYKCNYLHSHSVIKEEKEGYSRLELARACASWTLFNHFSGAFSEQKLDNEITKLSEPQLPKYEIEDIEQFTQEVKDTAMKFGASLVGICALNRNWLYETSMYGQPVDVSPEYTHAIVMIIPMNEDISHSPDWSAITSGGIAYSQMAFVASSVAQFIRHLGYKAISSGNDTALNIPLAIDAGLGELGRNGMLVTPEYGATVRICKVLTDIPLKTDKPIDFSLQEICRHCTLCINACEVSAISRDTEPSYAVKSVSNSTGVKRWVVDVDKCYMFWVENGGGCSSCIAACPFSNKFFDNKKV
- a CDS encoding terpene cyclase/mutase family protein codes for the protein MKKIVIIIAICFLMISVCHAKVDLSLTHEVEHSIKIGLQWLVEQQEEDGSWQHYPAITGLAVIAILNSNPNISYQFEPVAKGLGFLASCAKPNGAIFGNDMPNYNTSICLMAFKEVNDPQYADIVDRGEKYLLGLQIDEAEGYSVDSLYYGGVGYGGDERPDLSNLQWALEAMLEREPIATDEVDLNTKEITNIEEKKVFFDKAIVFLQRCQNLEEYNPEPYSQNDGGFMYEPGKSKAGGTASYGNMTYAGLKSMIYAKLQKDDPRVQAAYDWISNHFIVETNPVLGKQGLFYYYLMMAKALTAYDAVIIVGDDGVEHNWRQELANQLMKIQNEEGWWQNENGRWWENNKVLVTSYCLIALELIAQG
- a CDS encoding amidophosphoribosyltransferase; protein product: MKKFLLIFFFVSLMPFMLTAKSMFAIGNMYDLYPLLTDLISYDLQYNGIQKQETLSIPSHGSGPYDLCMESNNKLLFVSFRGSNVIECVDAGLFKSYGFAELNNISNPAAIQYNDELGILYALERNTKKLFTYSWFYDDTNFTLQGSSPYYTELENITNGQDLEYDSSNDLIYVADSSQSSVHYFSAYDLSHQGYVDIFQKSTSIAVDHGKYLYSATDNYGSKILQYDLVTSAVRSYYLSQDAYVVKLEIDDMTGNLFVSLSSTSGINTILVLNEILEEIHIINDEEINNPAGMCVPNRDIGYNPYGVQKDDGVFTWISPNKLMRYTISYQNQLNYPLENVIITDWLPSDQHVSVHNISDDGFYDQQEHTITWDVGTLLAGGIEEDVWVEVRVLSGIQTPDTLVNFCTIGNDLVTTTKYVETFIRSKTPVTDSYFEPNPYNPELNGEPGIAHLNFADKDSPITKLLIYDLNGELVIKRENLSLEEVSWNGKNEAGKYVANGVYFMIVFNEADEKEIVKIAVLR
- a CDS encoding N-acetylmuramoyl-L-alanine amidase, with product MITLFTQVWAKEYHVSYLNSTRKDHIGLTELEGRDYFNLYDLERIFDGSIKADQLSQTVDLMLFDKRCEFSFFNNWVHFGQHSYNLHNDIQIVDGFFYVPEYFLHLSADKFFPEEITLDDGSIIINFTSMENYLIKTIVLDPGHGGKDPGAVGRIIGLQEKDIVLKIAKKVKNLLEQNLDVKVLLTREDDRFVSLGDRTDFANENQADIFVSIHCNAAYNTKANGSEVYYLSTAQTHEARAVEAMENEVIKFEDKESIARYSDLDFILYDMRQTEYLNESSEFSEMCQNQLVKNLTTKDNGVRQANFYVLRGAFMPAILVEIAYLSNKYEEKKLKSTDFQDKAAKAIYTSIKQFKDKYDRMN